Within Anthonomus grandis grandis chromosome 19, icAntGran1.3, whole genome shotgun sequence, the genomic segment TACCGGAGGtccaaaaatatgttttttcttttggttattatataacaaaaaaaagtctacAGGGGCTTTATCTGGTTTGTAAAGGAAGTTCGGTTATAGAGCCTCGCGGAAACAGATAGGGCCTTATCAAATACGTAATTTCCCGTTCGTTTATAGGCATAAAAGTGATCAAAGATCCACGTTTCGTTCCATATAACTCTATAATAGGAGGGGGGGGGGCTTAAAATACGGTCCTGACTCTGAAAAGAGAGAAATTCATCCGTCCATCAACAGCATCCGAATCTTTTTGCCGCACTTTCGGTCTTTCGGTTTCTATGCGTCGTACGACGGTCGTACGGTCGGTTGTTCTCAAACTGCGGTACTGACTGACCCGATAGTTTTTCGAAACCCGATATCACCGGAAATCGCGCGTGTGTATGTGAAAATGCCGcgataaactaaataaaacttcAATTCGGTTCAGTAATCAGTTTCGTTGGTGTTATAGTTTGCTATAAACGCTTTGGACGGATTTTTACAGTCGGTTGTTTCGGGGTGGTTTGCACCCATTTTTTCGTACgcacagtttaaaaaaaaaacaaaatgcgGTTTAAATCGTCCCTCTATGTGCTCATCCTGTACCTATCGACAAACATTTTCGGTCAATTATTGCACGAGCACGAGCAAACGCCCGCCCTAGGGTTCAAAGGGACGACCCGTTGCTACGACCAGTACAATAGACCTCAGGTAAGAGTGGTTGGTTCACGACAATGGCGGGTCAAAGACGTGAATGTTTGGCTCAATGacctctctctttctctcttccTATTATTATACTTTAGCCTGTTCTGCTCTAGGAGTGTATATTATACACAGTAGATGACTTCATCGCTAAGCGATCgctaaaattaacttttaaacccataaagtaaACACAGATGTGCATGCccgattttttattgtttaaaccAATAAAATCCAGGCCGGGTGTTTAAACAACAATgtgagagaaagagagagagagaaacgGAGTTTCGAAATTCCCCTTGCGCCGATCTTGGAATTGAGACTGAGGATACAGGGAcggattttcctttttttatggtTGTAGCTCGTTTTTCAAGACGTCCAGGCATTCTGGATTAATTTTGGATGTTTCCAGgcaattgtaatttttttttaatgattctttACGGTTCCAGGCTTCcagggtaattttttatgttttccaagCTTTTATGTCCAAGAGAAAAGACGTGTGCAGGTACCTAGGGTCATCacttcacttctagtgctcatATCTACATGATTTTTATGTTCAAATGTAACTTGAAGTGTTCTTTAgcttcattgaaaaaatcacgACAATCCATAAACCAGAacctttttttatcaaagtttTTGGAAACCATGTCCAAAAGAAAAGACATTTCTAGGTaccttgggtcataacttcacttccAGTGCTCAGATCTGCATGATTTTTGCGTTAAAAGGTACCTTGGAGTGTTCTTCaactttcattgaaaaaatcacaaaaatccgTACATCAAAGCCttttttatgaaagtttttGGAGATCATATCTAAGAGAAAAGATACTTCTAGGTACCTAGGGTTgtaacttcacttctagtggTCAGATCTGCAtgatttttatgttaaaagGTACCTTAAAGTGTTCTTTAgcttcattgaaaaaatcacgaaaatccatgcatcaggaccttttttattaaagtttttggaaattatgtCTAAAAGAAAAGATACTTATAGGTACCTGGGGTTgtaacttcacttctagtgctTAGATCTGCATGGTTTTTGCGTTAAAAGGTACCTTGAAGTGTTCTTTAGCTTCGttaaaaaaatcacgaaaatccATGCGtcagaacattttttattaagtttttagaaaCCATGTCCAACAGAAAAGACACTTCTAGGTACCATgagtcataacttcacttctagtgctcagatttGCATGATTTTTGCATCAAAAGGTACCTTGGAGTGTTCTTCaactttcattgaaaaaattacaaaaatccgTACATCAAAGCCTTTTttatcaaagtttttaaaaatcatgtccAAAAGAAAATACACTTCCAGGTaccttgggtcataacttcacttctagtacTCAGATCTGCATGATTTTTGCGTTAAAAGGTAACTTGGAGTGTTCTTTAGCTTCGttaaaaaaatcacgaaaatccatgcattaggaTCTTttgtattaaagtttttaaaaatcatgtccaagagaaAAGACACTTCCAGGTACCTTGGGTCgtaacttcacttctagtgctcagatctgCATGATTTTTGCGTTAAAAGGTACCTTGAAGTGTTCTTTAGCTTCGttaaaaaaatcacgaaaatccGTGCAtcagaacattttttattaaagtttttaaaaatcatgtccAAAAGAAAAGATACTTCCAGGTACCTAaggtcataacttcacttctggTATTCAGATCTGCATGATTTTTGCGTTACAAGGTACCTTGAAGTGTTCTTTAgcttcattgaaaaaatcacgaaaatccatgcatcagaacctttttttatcaaagtttTTGGAAACTATGTCCAAAAGAAAAGACACTTCCAGGTATCTTGGGTCATAACGTCACTTCTAGTGCTCATATCTGCatgatttttatgtttaaatgtaCCCTAGAGTGTTCTTTAGCTTCATTGAAAGAATCACGaaaatccatgcatcagaaCCTGTTTTATCAAAGTTTTTGGAAACCATGTCCAAAAGAAAAGATACTTCTAGGTACCTGGGGTTGTAACTTCACTTCTACTGCTCAGATCTGCATGATTTTTATGTTGGCAAGTACCTTGGTGTATTCTTTAgcttcattgaaaaaatcacgaaaatccaggcatcagaacctttttttatcaaagtttTTGAAAACCATGATCAAAAGAAAAGACACTTCCAGGTaccttgggtcataacttcacttctagtgctcagatttGCATGATTTTTACCTTAAAAAGTATCTTGGAGTGTTCTTCAGcttctattgaaaaaatcacgAAAACCCACGCATCCTGAGCTTGAATTatccaattttctggaaatcaTGGCCAAATTATGTGTGACTTCTCGCTACTGTTCAATACGGCAGGCTTTCAAGGCACTTTTATATCATTCCAGGGCATTTCAGGTCTTCCATTCTTCTGGAAATAATAATCGTTCATATCCTTTGAATATTCCGAGTAATTTTTCACTTTACTCCAGGCATTTCACGTTTTTCAGTCATTTTTAGCGTTCCACGAATTGAAAATGTTCCAGGCTCTTTTTGaatcttttccaggcatttttgaGGCTATTTTTAGTCTTCCAGCGATTGGAAATATTGTCCAATGTTTTCCAGGCTTTTAAAGTCAATTATCttgtctcttccaggcatttgacatcTTTTTTTGAAGACCACGTTCACCTGAAAGCTGACTTTCGGAGACCACAGCACTAATTTCACTCCAATACCTCTAAAACTACTAATTTGAATGGTTTGGATGTAAAACGACATGTTTTGCCTTGTTCAGGTTTTTAGATAAACtgtttaatcaaattttttgactcttccaggcactcgagGCCATTTTCAAGCTTCCAGGAATTGAAACTACCGTCTCACGTTTTCCAGtcttttgaagtaattttcatGGTctcttccagacatttgaagCCAGTTTTAGCCTTCTAGGCATCAGAAATGTCCTTTTACATCTTCCAGGCTCTTGAGAGCTAAATTTTGTGTCTCTTCCAGGCTTTTCACGTCACTTTCAAGCTTCCGGGGACCGGAAATGGTCGCTTGACCTTTTCAGACCTTCAGAGTCAATTGTTTTacctcttccaggcacttgaggtcATATTTAAGCATCCAGTGATCATTCATTCTTTTCCACGTCTTCCAGGCCTATAGCACTCCGCTATCATTTAATTATTGATACCCCAAGGGAGCTGCTACACagttttctttttactttttcacAGCGTTGCATACCCGAATTCGAAAATGCCGCCTTCAACATGGAAATGGAGGCGACCAACACGTGCGGCGAGGAGATGCCCCAAGAGTACTGCGTCCAGACGGGTCAGCAAACCGGCGGGATAAAGAAATCTTGCACGTTATGTACTCCGGGACAGCACCACGCCCGTTTCTTGACCGATCTCCATAACACGGACAAACCGACGTGGTGGCAAAGCGAAACGATGCTCGAGGGCATCCAGTGGCCCACCCAGGTCAACCTCACTTTGAGATTCGGTGAGTGTTTTTATCAGGGTTAAGTGCGGTTTGAGGGTCTCAAGGGTGATTTTTTATGCAGGTAAGGCCTTCGATCTCACTTATATCCGTTTGTGGTTTCAATCGCCCCGGCCGGAGAGCTTTTTTATATCCAAGAAGACCACCCCGGACGGAGAGTGGATACCTTATCAATATTATAGGTAAGttgaaaaattgattatttaggTTCAGTGTGCAGGGTTGGGCTTTTGGTATGTTATAGTGAAGGCTTGGAGCTAACTATCTTtatattacactttttttcatgaacatACGAGGTGTCCCAGAAAATTGAGTCAAAGTTTGTTAAACTCAGTAGGATTAACCCAAAAGTggttttgaaaaattaagaaattaattatttaggcCCACTGTACAGGGTTGGGCTTTTGGTATGTTATAGTCAAGGATTGGATCTAATTATCTTTATACTacacttttttgcataaatgtacAAGGTGTCCCAGAAAATTGAGTCAAAGTTTGTTAAACTCAGTAGGATTCACCCAAAAGtggttttgaaaaattaataaaataattatttaggccCACCGTACAGGGTTGGACTTTTGGTATGTTATAGTCAAGGGTTGGAGCTAACTATCTTTATACTACACGTTTTTGCATAAATGTACAAGGTGTCCCAGAAAATTGAGTCAAAGTTTGTTAAACTAAGTaggattatttaattaaaaattaataaaataattatttaggccCACTGTACAGGGTTGGGCTTTTGGTATGTTATAGTCAAGGGTTGGATCTAATTATCTTTATACTacacttttttgcataaatgtacAAGGTGTCCCAGAAAATTGAGTCAAAGTTTGTTAAACTCGGTAGGATTTACCCAAAACTggttttgaaaaattaagaaattaattatttgggcccactgtacagggttggacttttgatatgttATAGCCAAGGCTTAAAGCTAACTATTTCCTTAATACGCATTTTTCCCTAAATGTACAGGGAGTCCCAGGAAACTGAGTCAAAGTCACCCTATATATTAAGCACTATAGGATTGACCCAAAActagattacaaaaattaagaaattatttatttagactCACTCTACAGGGTTGGACTTTTGGTATGTTATAGTCAAGGGTTGAAACTAACTATCCTCTTACtacacattttttcataaatgtacagggtgtcccagaaaaTTAACTCAAAGTCACTCTATTATCCAGATGATTAAACAAAAACaggttttcaaaaattgaaaaattcctCATTTAGACCCATTGTACAGAGTTGAACTTTTGGCATGTTATAGCCAAGGCTTGAACCTAACTATCTCCTTACTACACATTTTTCCATAAACCTACAGGGAGTCTCAGAAAATGGGATCAAACAAACACCTTTCTTAACCTCAAATTGTTCCTTCTAGTGCCACCTGCCGGGACACCTACGGACTCCCGGACATGACTCAGACCTACGTGATCGCGGGAGAAGAAACGAGAGCCCTGTGCACCTCCGAGTACTCGGATATCTCACCCTTGAGGGGCGGCAACGTCGCCTTCGGCACTTTGGAGGGCAGACCTTCCGCCTACAACTTCGACACCAGTCCCGAACTGCAAGTACGTATAtcgtatattattattttttcttgtaatgcCTGTACTGTAGCAATAAAATTGtctattgtttaaaaaaatcgggGCCACCCTATAAAACCTCTCGTGCCCCACATAAATCAATCATTAATCCGAGGCGGGACGTGCTTTTTATGGATATAAATTACGACACCCCCCTGATGGAAGCCACGCGATAGATTTAAAGAATCAGTTTAAGTTTCGTTCATTGTGCGACCGAACGCGGTGCCATTCCGTACATTATTATGGCACCACCGCAACAACAACGGGGGCGCAAACAACTTTTGCCGTCAAAATCCTCTTTGAAACTGTCAAATAAATCACCTGCCGCAAGACAGTCGCAGGTGTCACTGCAGTCGATAAAATGCCAAAATTCTGAGAAATCTTGTTGCGTCCCATCAGCCGTGTCCGAAGCCATGGACGACGAGGACAATCAGTTCATCGTGGACGATGTCACCAAGATAGTGAAGGATACTATCGAGGGTCTGCTCACAGGTACCGTTTATCAGCAGGAAAAAGTGAACCAGTGGAGCGCCTCAGTTTCCGAACAATGTCTGGGTGCCTTGAGTAAACTGAAGAAGAACTTTAAGTACGTGGTGACGTGCAGCATCATGCAGAAAACCGGAGCGGGACTGCACACGGCCAGTTCCTGTTACTGGGACAGCGCGACCGACGGTACTTGCACCGTCAGATGGGAGAACAAGACCATGTACTGCGTGGTCACCGTTTTCGGACTGGCCATTTGATTTATATCGAGAATTTGTTAAGAAATCATGACgttttttagtaatatatatatacactttAACCCCCTTTAGTTGTCattgccttttataaaaaaatgacccCCTCCTCACCCTCCCAATTTTAAAGCACCGAGTGCGGGAATGAACGTTGCCGCACCCGATTGCCTAACGACtcctttttgtttttctagGAATGGGTTACTGCGAGCGAGATCCGCATCACCCTCGACCGCATCAACACGTTCGGCGACGAGGTGTTCGGCGACTCGCAGGTGCTCAAGTCGTACTTTTACGCGGTGGCGGACGTGGCGGTGGGGGCGCGGTGCAAATGTAACGGACACGCGAGCGAGTGCGTGGCGAGTACCGGGGCGAACGGTACTCGCACGCGAGTCTGCCGCTGCGAGCACAACACCGCGGGGCCGGACTGCGGCGAGTGTTTGCCCTTTTACAACGACGCGCCCTGGGCGAGGGCCAACGCGAACAATCCGAACCCGTGCAAAGGTGAGTCGAATTAGAACAGTGAGTTTTTTTGCTCGTTTCGAGTCACGTTTCGCTATCGGTACCGCTTTGGTTCTGGATAAGGGGGGTTGCCACTTTAAGTCTGGATGAGGGCGAACGTGTCTGGATATGGTGAGTTGGCGATGCGAGTGTGCGAATGGTAATGAAAGCGATAATGAATAAATGGAGAGGCCTAAATATAGACGGTTCTTGTTTCTGGTTGCGACTTATTTGAATTTACAAgggttttccaaaaatttggaTAGAAAATGTATGGATTTTTCTGGTTTTTCCAATAGAAACTAAAGAATgttccaaagaaaattttaaaacaaaaatgaagtaAATCTGAGCACTAGAACAGGAGGTATGGCTCAAGTTACCTGCGGGGCGTCTTTCCCCTTGGACATAAtttccaaaaacctggataaaaaaggttctgatgcatggattttcatgatttttccaATGAAGGCTTGAGAACACTcgaaagaatcttttaaaatgaaaaagaatCCGATCTGAGCTGTAGAAGTGAAATTATGACCAAAATTACCTAAGACTGACTTTCcccttggacatgatttccaaaaacctggataaaaaagcttctactcgatcgatttttatattttttttattagaggctttagaacattccaaagaaacctttgaaacaaaaatcaagtcGATAAGAGCagtagaagtgaagttatgacccaaggtACCTGAGAGTGACATTCCTTTTGGACATGATTcccaaaaacctggataaaaaaggttctgaTATATGGATTCTTATGGTTTTTTCAATGGAACCTGAAGAACATtccaaaaaatcttttaaaataaaaatcaagtcgATATGAGCAGCAGAAGTGTAGTTATGATCCTAGGTACCTGTGACTATGTTTCCTCTTGGACATGATTGCCTAAAACTTGGATAAACAAGGTTCTGATGCACggatttttatggttttttcaATGGAAGCTCAATAATgtttcaaagaaacttttaaaacaaaaatcaagtcgATCTGAGCACTAAAAGTAAAGTTACGATCCAAGGTACCTGTGACTATGTTTCCTCTTGGACATAGTTGCctaaaacctggataaaaaaggttctgatgcatggattttcatgatttttccaATGGAGGCTTGAGAACACTcgaaagaatcttttaaaatgaaaaagaatCCGATCTGAGCTGTAGAAGTGAAATTATGACCAAAATTACCTAAGACTGACTTTCcccttggacatgatttccaaaaacctggataaaaaagcttctactcgatcgatttttatatattttttattagaggCTTTagaacattccaaagaaacctttgaaacaaaaatcaagtcGATAAGAGCAGTAGAAatgaagttatgacccaaggtACCTAAAACTGACTTTCcccttggacatgatttccaaaaacatggataaaaaagcttctaatcaatggatttttatgatttttttattagaagctTCTGAATATTCCATAGAAACTTCCAATACAAAAACCAACCGGATCTGAGCACTGGAAGTAGATTTATGGTccaagttacctgaaactgtctttccccttggacatgatttccaaaaacctggataaaaaaagttctgatgcatggattttcatgattttttcaatggagGCTTGAGAACACTcaaaagaatcttttaaaatgaaaaagaatCCGATCTGAGCTGTAGAAGTGAAATTATGACCAAAATTACCTAAGACTGACTTTCcccttggacatgatttccaaaaacctggataaaaaagcttctactcgatcgatttttatatattttttattagaggCTTTagaacattccaaagaaacctttgaaacaaaaatcaagtcGATAAGAGCagtagaagtgaagttatgacccaaggtACCTGAGAGTGACATTCCTTTTGGACATGATTGCctaaaacctggataaaaaaggttctaatgcatggattttcatgatttttacaATGGAAGCTTGAGAACActccaaagaaaattttaaaataaaaaccaacttgatctgagcactagaagtaaCATtttgacccaagttacctgagaccGTCTTTCCCCTTGGAcctgatttccaaaaacttggataACAAATCTTCTAACTTaaggattttcatgatttttcaACAAAAGCTTCAGAACAtcccaaagaatcttttaaaacaaaaatcaagccgATCTGAGCACTAcaagtggagttatgactcAATTTACCTGAACCTGCCCTATAGGCCACCATCTCCAAAAACTCGAATAAAACCATgaaaaatttacacttttcCGAGCGTTTAGTTTCCTATTCAAGCAATTCAAGGTGCAAATAAGAATTTCCTTGATCCACGGTGTATAAGCCCTCAAGAGTCAACGTTCGCGTGtcaaaaaaacccaaacaaTGTGTCTCCGATTCAATTCGCTCCAGTTAACATGATCGTTTGGTCGATACCCGATTATGGAGTGTTTTTCCACAGAAAGAAAACCCATATTTCACCCACTCGCTACACACACGACACAATAAAGCACACCGCATGTTAATGAGAGGAACCAGTCGGTTCGTGGGCGTATAGGTACCCACCACCAGGCCATCAACTTCTTCAGTCATATTTCAAATACGACCGGAGAGAGAAGATGTTTTGGCTTTTACTTACGGCCACTTCGGTGGGCATTTCTTGCGGTTTAACGTGGGACGGGTTGACCCCGTGGTACTCGGGTTCCCGTAAGATCCTTTTCCCCCGAATGAACCCTCGGAACCCCATTAACTCCCccaaatttcattttcagaGTGCAACTGCAACGGTTTTTCCGATCGGTGCATGTTCGACGCGAAATTGTACGAGAAAACCGGACACGGGGGCTACTGTTTGGACTGCCGGGACAACAGGGACGGTCCGAACTGCGAAACATGCCGTCCCAATTATTATAAGACCCCGGCGGGTACCTGCGAAGCCTGCCACTGCGACGACCAGGGTTCCTTGTTCCAGCAGTGTAACTCGGAAGGGAAATGTCAGTGCAAACCGGGCGTGACGGGAGAGAAATGCGACAGGTAAAGTTGACGTTTTGAAATTTGTGGTGTGGTACTCAAATGTAGCTGGAGAAGATTCCGAAGAAtcgtttaaaagaaaaatgaagcCGATCTGAGCagtagaagtggagttatgagcCAAGGTACCTGGGAGTGGCTTCATTTGGAcattatttcctaaaatttggataaaaaaggttctgaTGCATGGATTCTTATGGTTTTTTCAATGGAAGCTGAAGAatattccaaagaaacttttaaaataaaaatcaagtcgATATGAGCagtagaagtgaagttatggcCCAAGGTACCTGTGACTATGTTTCCTCTTGGACATGATTGCCTGAAAGCTGGATAAAAAAGAttctgatgcatggatttttaTGGTTTTTCCCACAGAAGCTCAAGAACatttcaaagaaacttttaaaacaaaaatcaagtcgATAAGACCagtagaagtgaagttatgacccaaggtACCTGTGACTATGTTTCCTCTTGGACATGATTGCCTAAAACTTGGATCAATAAGGTTCTGATGCACggatttttatggttttttcaATCAAGGCTcaagaacattccaaagaatcttttaaaacaaaaatcaagtcgATAAGACCagtagaagtgaagttatgacccaaggtACCTGTGACTATGTTTCCTCTTGGACATGATTGCCTAAAACCTGGATAAACAAGGTTCTGATGCACGGATTTTTATGGTTTTTCCCACAGAAGCTCAAGAACatttcaaagaaacttttaaaacaaaaatcaagtcgatttgagcactagaagtgaagttatgacccaaggtACCTGTGACTATGTTTCCTCTCGAACATGATTGCCTAAAACTTGGATCAATAAGATTCTGATGCACggatttttatggtttttttaatcAAGGCTcaagaacattccaaagaatcttttaaaacaaaaatcaagtcgATAAGACCagtagaagtgaagttatgacccaaggtACCTGTGACTGTGTTTCCTCTTGGACATGATTGCCTAAAACCCGGATAAACAAGGTTCTGATGCACggatttttatggttttttcaatggaagctcaagaatatttcaaagaaacttttaaaacaaaaatcaagtcgATCTGAGTAATAAAAGTAAAGTTATGACCCAAGGTACCTGGGACTATGTTTCCTCTTGGACATGATTGCCTAAAACCTGGATAAATAAGGttctgatgcatggatttttatggttttttcaATCAAGGCTcaagaacattccaaagaatcttttaaaacaaaaatcaagtcgATACGAGCagtagaagtgaagttatgacccaaggtACCTGTGACTATGTTTCCTCTTGGACATGATTGCctaaaacctggataaaaaaggttctgatgcatggatttttatggttttttcaatggaaactcaagaatatttcaaagaaacttttaaaacaaaaatcaagtctatctgagcactagaagtggagttatgacccaaggtACCTGAGACTGAAACTTTTAGTACAAAAATCAAGGTAGGTATTGCAACTCATTATTGTTGCAAGTGCCTGGACAACGTTACCCGggaattttctggaaaaattactCTGTTTTTTTCATGAACCAAACCGTTTTCCAGGCCTTAACCTCATGCCACATTTCTGGATAAAGTACTAAGAAGATCTTGGAGAGCCTGGAAGAAACACATTAATTTGCGTCCTTTTTTTGTACCGCCACTGCCTAAGCCTGGAAAACAAATCCAGACATTTCCTTTGGGTTTTCTCCATCAAAAGTATTTACGTCAAAGTCATGAAAGTTTTCTAGACATGTTTTCAATTCTGATGACGTTGCACACCCATAAACCATGACCTGGCAAAGTTTATCCACGACCTGCATATCCTGGAAGGAGTATAAATATAATGGAAAACCTGGAAGGAATAAATTCTTTTGGAGGCATTTTTCTTTTAGCAAAATTCCAACCATGTACCACCtcatgacccaagttacctgagactGTCTTTTCTCTTGAACATGATTTGCAAAAtcctggataaaaaaaaatctgattcatggattttcatgaatttttcaATGGAAGCTTGAGAACATTCCCTagaaacttttgaaataaaaacgaagcagatctgagcactagaagtgaagttatgacccaaggtACCTGGGACGGTGTTTCCTCTTGGACATGTTTGCCTAAAACCTAGATAAAAAATGTTCTGATGTATggatttttatggtttttacaATGGCAGCTaaagaacattccaaagaatcttttaaaccaaaaatcaaGTCAATACGAGCagtagaagtgaagttatggcCCAAGGTACCTGTGACTATGTTTCCTCTTGGACATTATTGCCTTAAActtggataaaaaaggttctgatgcatggatttttatggtttttacaATGGCAGCTaaagaacattccaaagaatcttttaaaccaaaaatcaaGTCAATACGAGCagtagaagtgaagttatggcCCAAGGTACCTGTGACTATGTTTCCTCTTGGACATGATTGCCTAAAACTTGGATAAAAAAAGttctgatgcatggatttttatggtttttacaATGGAAGCTgaagaacattccaaagaatcttttaaaccaaaaatcaaGTCAATACGAGCagtagaagtgaagttatggcCCAAGGTACCTGTGACTATGTTTCCTCTTGGACATGATTGCCTAAAACTTGGATAAAAAAAGttctgatgcatggatttttatggtttttacaATGGAAGCTgaagaacattccaaagaatcttttaaaacaaaaatcaagtcgATATGAGCAGTAGAactggagttatgacccaaggtACCTGTGACTATGTTTCCTCTTGGATATGATTTCCTAAAACTTGGATAAACAAGGTTCTGATGCATccatttttatggtttttcaATGGAAGCTCAAGAATATTTCAaagaaatagttaaaataaaaatcaagctgATCTGAGCAccagaagtgaagttatgacccTAGGTACCTCTGACTGTCTTTCCTCTTAAACATGACTTCCTTATACCCAGGataaaaaagcttctaattcatggattttcatgatttttttggCCATTTCCAGGTGCGCGGAGAACCATTGGGACTTTACCAGCACGGGTTGTAAAAGTTGCGGCTGCTCGGAAGAGGGCGGGGCGTATAACAAGGCCGTCTGCGACCCGCGAACCGGCGTCTGCGCGTGCAAAGAAAACGTCGAGGGAAAACAGTGCAAGGACTGCAAACCCGGATTCTTCCATCTGGATCTGGAGAACGAGTTCGGGTGCACCCCGTGCTTCTGCTACGGGCACTCGTCCAAATGCGACTCTGCCTCCGGTAAGACACAAACTCACTGCCCGGATAACTAACGAACAAATCCCTGATGGTTCCAGGCTACTCAAGGTACACCCTGGAATCGAGTTTCGCCAAGGGGGCGGAAAAGTGGAGGGCCGAGGAC encodes:
- the LOC126747657 gene encoding dynein light chain Tctex-type 1-like — protein: MAPPQQQRGRKQLLPSKSSLKLSNKSPAARQSQVSLQSIKCQNSEKSCCVPSAVSEAMDDEDNQFIVDDVTKIVKDTIEGLLTGTVYQQEKVNQWSASVSEQCLGALSKLKKNFKYVVTCSIMQKTGAGLHTASSCYWDSATDGTCTVRWENKTMYCVVTVFGLAI